In the Candidatus Electrothrix sp. GW3-4 genome, one interval contains:
- the thpR gene encoding RNA 2',3'-cyclic phosphodiesterase has translation MRLFIAVDMPKSVQERLGGIACGLPRARWVSPQQLHLTLNFIGEVDGAMMRNIQEALHKVTGPVHKVTGPALLMCLQGLGVFPLRGKNPHTLWVGVEESEQLLALHRQIASVLSDVGCRPEQRKYAPHVTLARLRNTPAKRLSEFIGRHMPLVLPAISVNRFRLYRSVLGAKGAKHYVEQEYLLDDLLDT, from the coding sequence ATGCGTCTTTTTATTGCTGTTGATATGCCAAAGTCGGTACAGGAAAGGTTGGGGGGCATTGCCTGCGGTCTTCCCAGGGCACGCTGGGTATCTCCTCAACAACTGCACCTGACCCTTAATTTTATTGGAGAGGTTGACGGGGCAATGATGCGGAATATCCAGGAGGCCTTGCACAAGGTTACCGGCCCTGTGCACAAGGTTACCGGCCCTGCGTTGTTGATGTGCCTCCAGGGCCTGGGCGTGTTCCCGTTGCGCGGCAAAAATCCCCATACGCTCTGGGTCGGGGTTGAAGAATCCGAACAACTGCTTGCTCTGCATCGTCAGATTGCATCTGTCCTGAGCGATGTGGGCTGTAGACCAGAACAGCGGAAATACGCCCCACATGTGACCTTGGCCCGTTTGAGAAACACCCCGGCAAAGCGTTTGAGTGAATTTATCGGGCGGCATATGCCCCTTGTTTTACCTGCGATCAGCGTGAACAGGTTTCGTCTCTACCGCAGCGTGCTTGGAGCAAAGGGGGCAAAGCATTATGTTGAGCAGGAATATCTGCTTGATGACCTGCTTGATACATGA
- the rnc gene encoding ribonuclease III, with protein MGTTIEVLLLDQAEQLAELQKKLGYVFTNKESLLLSMIHSSFAFECLDNKQHNETLEFLGDAVLDLTIGHMLFTRFPKKREGQLTRIRSALVNEVGLATVARRLDLGNYLLLGRGEDSSGGREKSSILSCAYEALVGAMFMDSGYDTVLQYVQQTFSPMIEQQGEQLIHADAKSRLQEHLQELHNEGPLYVLDEEEGPAHARVFFVSARFRDQILGTGKAGSKKEAEQQAARAALALLLEEQEAQK; from the coding sequence ATGGGAACCACGATTGAAGTATTGCTCCTGGATCAGGCAGAGCAGCTTGCGGAACTCCAGAAAAAACTCGGCTATGTTTTTACCAACAAGGAATCATTGCTGCTGTCCATGATTCACAGCTCCTTTGCCTTTGAGTGCCTGGATAATAAGCAGCATAATGAAACCCTTGAATTCCTTGGGGATGCAGTGCTGGATCTGACTATAGGGCATATGCTTTTTACTCGTTTCCCGAAAAAGCGCGAAGGGCAACTGACCCGAATACGGTCCGCCCTGGTGAACGAGGTAGGGTTGGCAACGGTTGCTCGTCGCCTTGATCTGGGTAACTATCTTCTCCTTGGGCGAGGGGAAGATAGTTCTGGGGGACGAGAAAAATCGTCAATTCTCTCCTGCGCTTATGAAGCGCTGGTCGGCGCGATGTTTATGGATAGTGGCTATGATACGGTCTTGCAGTATGTGCAACAGACCTTTTCTCCCATGATTGAGCAACAGGGAGAACAGCTTATTCATGCTGATGCCAAGAGCCGTTTGCAGGAGCATCTTCAGGAGTTGCATAATGAGGGGCCGCTCTATGTCCTTGATGAGGAAGAGGGGCCAGCGCATGCGCGCGTTTTTTTTGTATCGGCTCGATTTCGGGATCAGATTCTCGGCACTGGTAAGGCGGGGAGTAAAAAAGAGGCTGAACAGCAGGCCGCCCGCGCCGCCCTGGCATTACTGTTGGAAGAGCAGGAAGCTCAGAAATAA
- a CDS encoding citrate synthase yields MSKEKSAPDATLTVEGKTYSLPVVLGTENDKAIDIGTLLQQTGYTTLDTGYKNTASCTSDITFLDGKEGILSYRGYAIEELAEKCVFIEVAYLLVHGHLPNPTEYENFRQLLKRFALIHEDMIHFFDHFPPNAPPMAILSVMVNSLSSYYPEMSDDPLKTLDAAAARLISKIRTIAAFTYKKSMGHPLVYPRPDLNYCGNFLNMMFDKPVHPYTVRPEAVAALNKLLILHADHEQNCSTSTVRLVGSAGVNLYSSISAGINALWGPLHGGANEAVVTMLETIHQDGDNFKKYIDRAKDKTDPFKLSGFGHRVYKTYDPRGKIIKEACDDLLETLNVSDPLLDIARRLEEIALHDEYFVGRNLFPNVDFYSGIIYRALGIPTNMFTVMFALGRLPGWIAQWKEQQEDPHGKIGRPRQVYIGEPARPFVPMSKR; encoded by the coding sequence ATGAGTAAAGAAAAGAGCGCTCCTGACGCCACCCTTACTGTTGAGGGGAAAACATATTCTCTGCCTGTCGTTTTGGGGACAGAAAATGATAAGGCCATTGATATCGGAACGCTGTTGCAGCAAACCGGCTATACCACGCTTGATACTGGCTATAAAAATACGGCTTCTTGTACCAGTGATATCACCTTTCTTGACGGAAAAGAAGGTATCCTTTCCTACCGAGGCTACGCCATTGAGGAACTGGCTGAAAAATGTGTTTTTATTGAGGTCGCGTATCTCTTGGTGCATGGTCATCTGCCGAACCCGACAGAATATGAGAATTTCAGACAGCTCTTGAAGCGTTTCGCCCTGATTCACGAGGATATGATCCATTTCTTTGATCATTTTCCGCCCAATGCGCCGCCTATGGCCATCCTCTCTGTGATGGTCAACAGTCTGAGCAGCTATTATCCCGAGATGAGTGATGATCCGCTCAAGACCCTTGATGCGGCAGCTGCCCGCCTGATTTCTAAAATCCGTACGATTGCCGCTTTTACCTATAAGAAGAGTATGGGGCATCCTTTGGTCTATCCTCGCCCTGACCTGAATTATTGCGGTAATTTTCTGAATATGATGTTCGATAAGCCCGTCCATCCCTATACGGTTCGCCCGGAAGCGGTTGCGGCCTTGAATAAGCTGCTTATTCTCCATGCTGATCATGAGCAGAACTGTTCCACATCAACCGTTCGCCTGGTCGGCAGTGCGGGTGTGAACCTCTACTCCTCCATCTCTGCTGGTATTAATGCCCTCTGGGGCCCGTTGCACGGCGGGGCCAATGAGGCCGTGGTGACCATGCTGGAAACCATTCATCAGGATGGTGATAATTTTAAAAAGTACATTGATCGAGCCAAAGATAAAACGGATCCCTTTAAACTGTCCGGCTTTGGCCATCGGGTCTATAAGACCTATGATCCTCGTGGAAAGATTATCAAGGAGGCCTGCGATGATCTCCTGGAGACACTCAATGTCTCTGATCCGCTGCTTGATATTGCCCGGCGACTGGAAGAAATTGCCCTGCATGATGAGTACTTTGTTGGACGCAATCTCTTTCCCAATGTGGATTTTTACTCGGGTATTATCTATCGGGCCCTGGGAATCCCCACCAATATGTTTACGGTTATGTTCGCCTTGGGACGTCTTCCTGGCTGGATTGCCCAGTGGAAGGAGCAGCAGGAGGATCCACACGGAAAGATAGGTCGTCCGCGACAGGTGTATATCGGCGAACCCGCACGTCCTTTTGTCCCCATGTCTAAGCGGTAG
- a CDS encoding TIGR01777 family oxidoreductase, translating into MNILVSGASGLIGSEVSRLLTAQGHRVLPLRRNSDSMPCWDIERKIVQLDPAQQIDVVIHLAGENVAQGRWTAAKKERILRSRVEGTRLLAEFFAAAPTKPRLMISASAIGFYGDRGDEELDETSTKGTGFLSDVSQAWEAATRPAAEAGIRVVNTRFGMVLSADGGALTKVLPPFRMGLGGPVGNGSQYMSWVSIHDVALAIRHIMVQEELHGPVNIVAPHPVTNRQFTRVLSKVLRRPAFFPVPRFILSFFLGEMARELLFASAQVYPRKLQASGYVFATPDIDSALQRLLR; encoded by the coding sequence ATGAATATTCTTGTTTCCGGCGCATCCGGTTTGATTGGCAGCGAGGTCAGTCGCCTGCTGACTGCGCAAGGACATCGTGTCCTGCCTTTGCGGCGAAATAGCGACAGCATGCCGTGTTGGGATATTGAGCGAAAGATTGTGCAGCTGGATCCAGCTCAGCAGATTGATGTGGTGATCCATCTTGCCGGTGAGAATGTTGCCCAAGGGCGCTGGACCGCAGCAAAGAAAGAGCGGATCCTGCGGAGCAGGGTGGAGGGGACGCGCCTTTTGGCGGAATTTTTTGCCGCAGCTCCCACGAAACCCCGTCTCATGATCTCTGCCTCAGCCATTGGCTTTTATGGAGATCGGGGCGATGAGGAGTTGGATGAAACCAGTACAAAAGGAACAGGATTTCTCTCTGATGTGAGTCAGGCCTGGGAGGCGGCAACACGTCCCGCCGCAGAGGCCGGGATTCGGGTGGTGAATACCCGCTTCGGGATGGTGCTCAGTGCTGATGGTGGTGCCTTGACCAAGGTTTTACCCCCTTTTCGAATGGGACTTGGTGGCCCTGTTGGCAATGGGAGTCAGTATATGAGCTGGGTGAGTATCCATGATGTGGCTTTGGCTATTCGGCATATTATGGTGCAGGAGGAACTGCATGGGCCCGTGAACATCGTTGCCCCCCACCCTGTGACGAACCGGCAATTCACCCGGGTATTAAGCAAGGTATTACGACGACCGGCCTTTTTTCCTGTCCCGCGATTTATCCTCTCATTTTTCCTGGGAGAAATGGCGCGGGAGCTGCTCTTTGCCAGTGCCCAGGTTTATCCGCGCAAGCTGCAGGCGTCGGGCTATGTCTTTGCAACGCCTGATATCGATTCGGCTTTGCAGCGTCTGCTGCGCTAA